In the Gossypium raimondii isolate GPD5lz chromosome 9, ASM2569854v1, whole genome shotgun sequence genome, one interval contains:
- the LOC128032523 gene encoding probable WRKY transcription factor 49 — MEKEQKDDRFGCEDELVRELLDDESPLFVLQQGTVQAKSKTSGEDSTKRLICAGPRIEDIENALSVKTWNGTQYQVQQQNRINSIQQERGLTKIENKYTLKIKNYGNCMADDGYKWRKYGQKWIKNTPNPRSYYKCRNPRCSAKKQVERSKDEPDTLIITYEGFHLHFAYPYLPLDNHHQPSPDDTISPTKKAKQGISEAESQVPETIANYTNIEPLPSSIEGCPPEMSLEAGFSQQGLLEDVVPWVIRNPSHNNNISSISSSSSSSNYSRSPPASPYSLSTSPFYDPCLDILSVNSSIR; from the exons ATGGAGAAAGAGCAGAAGGATGATAGGTTTGGCTGCGAAGATGAACTTGTGAGAGAGCTTCTTGATGATGAGTCTCCTCTCTTTGTCCTACAGCAAGGGACGGTTCAAGCCAAATCTAAAACTTCTGGAGAAGATTCCACGAAGCGACTCATCTGTGCAGGGCCGAGGATTGAAGATATCGAGAATGCTTTGTCAGTGAAAACATGGAACGGTACTCAATATCAAGTACAACAGCAAAACAG AATTAATTCGATACAGCAGGAAAGAGGTTTGACTAAGATTGAGAATAAGTATACTTTAAAGATAAAAAACTATGGCAATTGCATGGCAGATGATGGATATAAATGGAGGAAATATGGGCAAAAATGGATCAAAAACACCCCAAATCCAAG GAGCTATTACAAGTGCAGGAACCCAAGATGCAGCGCAAAGAAGCAGGTGGAGAGGTCAAAAGATGAGCCAGATACGCTGATCATCACCTATGAAGGATTTCACCTGCACTTTGCCTATCCATATCTCCCACTCGATAACCACCACCAGCCTTCTCCAGATGATACCATTTCACCAACCAAGAAGGCCAAGCAAGGCATTTCCGAAGCTGAATCACAAGTTCCGGAAACTATAGCAAATTATACCAACATCGAGCCACTGCCAAGCTCCATTGAGGGTTGCCCTCCAGAAATGAGTTTGGAAGCAGGGTTTAGCCAACAAGGGCTGCTCGAAGATGTGGTGCCTTGGGTGATAAGGAATCCTTCACATAACAATAATATTTCCTCCATTTCTTCGTCTTCTTCATCTTCTAATTACTCTCGTTCTCCTCCTGCTTCACCTTATTCACTATCTACTTCTCCTTTTTATGACCCATGTTTAGATATATTAAGCGTAAACTCTAGCATTAGGTAA